CACCCTTAAGCATATTTAATCATATTAGCCCTCTCTGTGCAAATTATTATTACCAGTATCTTATGCGCCTTATCGTTGATGTTTGTTTGATCAGGTGATGATGCCCCAGCCTGTCAGGCGCCTCATGAATGTCGGCTCAATTCAGTTATATCCCCATCCCAAGGTGATCTTTGTTGCTCCATTTTAAAATAGTTTGTGCATAGTAATTCTGCGTAATAGTAAACTGCTTTATCCCCGACTCACAACACTATTTGGGTTGCCATTAAAATTTTCTCGCCACGCAGGTCTGTCTCCCACATCTATTTCTGCGTCATTCCATGCGCCATCAACAGAGTCTCCAATAGGTAGAGTTTGTTGCTCAAAGACAGTTTGCCATCTCTTTGTTTGTGGCGCGCAATAAATGCAGTACTTTTATACACATTTAGGGACATAGGGAACCCATATGTTGTGCTTGCACTAGAATCTTGGGCTTTATATTTAAAAAAGACACTATCATGCATAGTCGCACATGTTTCTTTGTTTGGCAATATTCCTTATTTCCCAGCGGCGATAATCTTGCAAAACATTTGCATTTTACATTTTTAAATACACGGGCCCTTATAAATGCTTCATTACTTAATTTGATAGATAGTAATAAACAACCAAAACGTAGAGGACGTCCTCCGAATCTTGTCACTCCAGAGGTGTTGGAAAGACGAAGATTATCAAGAAAGAGGATCACTTTCTCCCGACCAAAAGGTAAGCTAAGCATGTGTTTGACAACCTATTGGCCTCTGAAAACCTTCTCTTAGTTACATGTTCCTCAGTATGAGAGGCACATGAATCCCATCCCGCGAAAGTTATTTGCAGTTATTATCTCCCACCGCCCACTATGAACCTCTTCCACATACCGTGTTTTAATGTGCTTTTCTTTTAAAATAGGAGGGGACCCTTTAAGGAAGAGAGGAAGCCCTAGACCTATCATATCGGATAACACTCGGCTCTGTTGTACTTTATCAGGCCCCATGATTCATCACCAAGATAACAATGGTAAGAACAACCAAAAAAGTGTTTATCAAAATGTCACAGAGCTCTAAATTTCCCAAGAAGTCATATAATATTATCATCTAAATATCATTCTTATCAACATCTTCAAATTTTTCAGCAGGTGAAGCATCAGGCTCCTCCGCAGCTGCCCCAAGTGACTGGAGTTCGGCTGTAGAATTGCGAGAAGGTAACTCCCGTTCCCGTATTTTGAACAACCTAAAAATTAGTAGGTTTTGCTGTGTATAGGGCCAACTAGTGGTTACACTACTCGAATTATGTGGCTTTACATCCAATATATATGTAGGACATGTGCTTACATTATTGGAGAAAATTGgtagaaaattttattttaaaatttcccaaTCAATCTCAATATAAAAGGAAAGATAGGTGCATGTTGATCCCGCGTAGGCTGCCAAATTATAATAAccaatttaaaattaaaatgtaTGTCACCTCTGACAAAAATGTTATTGGAGGCAACTATATCTATGTCCATTGTTAGTTAAGTTAATGCTTTGAAAattatcaaagcttaatttcaTGTTTTAACACGGGTTCTTTCTAAAAATATAAGAAAATGGCTTTCATGTTTTTTAAAATACTGGGGTGTTTCAGCATCAAATTAACTGTTTGGTTAATGAGCATGGTGATGTCTTTGCACCTGGGCCGAGGTTCCGCATAAATTGGTAACTACTTGATACATTGCGGTGTATATCACTAATATCTATGCTTTATCTCAAGACGAGTTGTAGCATTTGTATCATAtcttgaattatttttatttaattttttatctTTGGGGCATAAAGCTGAGCTGGATGTTTGGAGCATAATCCTTTAGAATGCATATTTTTTTTAATCTCATGCAATAATCATACAGGAAAATTATATAGTATGATATATTATCGGACCTGCATTAAGATTCAGAATTATGgcattaaaatattataaattatgtgCCAAGAACAATTATCCtatatttgatttgattttttcattttgttaaaatattttttggCATGCATCTTTCTGATCTTACAAACAGGTGCGGCGATAGGCAGCAATCTACCCTTGGCAGAACGTTTAGGTACTTTCTCTTTACTTTGTCAAGAAAACTTTCCTCCATCTGTTCTTTATAAGGCCATTCATCATGATGCAACATATACCATTCCTCAAGATCCCCGGAGGCAAAATGCCTGCACAAATTGCCACTCCTACCACACTGTGCCTTCATGCAGTAGTTTTACATTTATAACGGCCAATGCATACTAACACTGCCGGTCCCTGTCATTTGCAGAAACACCGCAAATACGCAAATCCATAGATCGGAAGAAAAAGGAATTCAGTAAGGCATTTTTTTAGTCCCCAAGTGAAATTAATAAAAGCTTACTTCGTTCTATTTAAGCTAATGCACCTTAATCCACCTCTAAATGTTGCTTTACTGACATAGTGGAAAGTAATATGATCCTTAACCTTGGAAGGCAAGAGGAGACTTGCGGATACTGCACTGCAATGGTATGGAGTGCGGAGTATACAGGGAGGCATGTGGGTTCCGGGGCAAAAGGGTATTCCATTTGTTGTGGCAAGGGAAAGGTTCAGCTTCCTCTGCTACGCGAACCGCCTCCAGAGTTGAAGGGATTGATAACTCCAGATGGGTTGACATCAAATAAGTATTTCAGTAAGAGCAGAGTTTACAACAACATTTTTGCTTTCTGCTCCTTTGGGGGTAATGTTGACCATTCAGTAAATAAAGGAAAAGGACCATTCGTTTTTCGCATAAGTGGCCTTACATACCATAGTCTTGGTTCTTTGGTACCCCCTGATGGCCTGACTCCTAAGTTTGCCCAATTATACATGTATGATGGTCAAGAAGCTGTCGCCCACCGAATGGATTTCTCGAGCAGGATGGGGGAAGTGGATCCAGCGATTGTGACCATGTTACAGGGAATGTTGGAACGTGAAAATGTATTGGTGGGTATGTTTAAGCAATTGCGGGACCGCATCACGGGTTCTCAAGCTGAAACAGTTACCTTGAGGTTGTTGGCAAGAAGAACATCTGATGGCCGTCTTGAAAACATCCCAACTGAAAATGATTACGAATTTGCTGGCCTTGTGGTGGATAATGACTTTGCAAATCGCCGTGATGTTGTGGCTGAGCATAAAAAAATGGGCCTGCAACATATCAGTGACCTCCATCCTTCTTACATGTCATTACAATACCCTCTACTGTTCCCATATGGGGAGGACGGCTACCGAACCAATATTAAGCACCGTAATGCTGACAATTCTGAGTGTAAAAAAAATAACAAGGTCAGCATGCGAGAATATTATGTGTTTCGGGCACAATATCGCAGAGGTGAAGGACATACAATAATTCTCGGAGGCCGCCTATTCTTGCAATTCATAGTTGACGCCTGGTGCTCGGTGGAACACGGTCGCTTAATGTGGGTACGAAGACACCAATCTCTAATAAGATCGGAACTTTACAATAACATTGTAGACAGTATGAGACGGGGTGATGTAGATGCCACAGATGTGGGAAAACGAGTGGTCCTGCCATCAAGTTTCACTGGTGGGTATAGATATATGCAGCAGAATTTTCAAGATTCTTTGGCTCTATGCAAGGAATTTGGCCACCCAGATTTGTTCATCACTTTTACCTGTAATCCAAAATGGGCTGAAATCCAGCATGCAGTTCATGCATCAGGCTCACATGATGCTTCTGTGCATCCAGATATCGTGGCACGCGTTTTTAAGATGAAACTAGACACCATGATAAATGACCTCACCAAAAAACATGTTCTAGGTCGTCTCATTGGAGGTAATCCTTGTCCTCGCTTAACAATGTACCCTTAGCACCTTTTAAATAATTCTGCAAATTATCACTGATTTTGTTACTCCAAGAGCGCCAATTCAATCACAAGCACCACATCCCTCTACACAGTATTTTATTTAGTTTAAAAAGGAGCAATTTATGTATTTATATCGTTGCTTAGGGTAGGAAAATTGTTCACAAAACACTTTGAATCTGTGCAAGTAAATTCTACTATTTATGCACCTAACCACATTTTGAACTTGGTGTTCGATGTACACCATCATTATCAACAAATATTTTTGGTTTCCACTTACACTCAATTATGTGTTTGATTGTAGTGGTATACACAGTCGAGTTTCAAAAACGTGGTTTACCCCACGCTCATATTGTAATCTGGTTGGCAACTGCTGACAAGTTAGTCACTATGGATGATATTGATAGTGTAATAAGTGCAGAGATTCCAGATAAAGATGCCGATCCAGTAGGTTACCAAGCTGTCTCTCAGTTTATGATGCATGGGCCATGCGGCGCAGCGAACCCTAAATGTCCATGCATGTCCAATGGCCAGTGCACAAAACATTATCCAAAAACCTTCAGGGATGCCACAACTTTGGATGATGACGGCTACGCTGTTTATAGAAGGAGGGATCTGAAAATTACGGTGGAGTGTAATGGAATACATCTAGATAACAGGTTGGTTGCCTGTTTATTAATCTTAATAGGGTCTAGCTATAATCATCTTATTCCTATCATAAAAAGTATATGTAAAGTTTCGTGAACTGGTCCCTTGGTTAATTGGAACCTTAAATTAAACATTATGTTAACTCATATTAGCTGGAACAAATGTCACATTAAATTAATGACATGGATTATTCAGTCCAACTATTGGTACACTATTGTGGTGTTAGTTAAAAATAAACATGGCAGTATTTAACTCTTCCATACATACCTTAATTGAACTGTGTATGACTTACCCGCCTTATTACATAGTGTTCAATTACGTGATTATTTAGCAATTTGTGCCGAATAGTGGGAATTTAAAGTCCAACCAAATTCAGTAGGAAGGCCGTACAAACAATCCTCGATCGTGTACAACTATGTTTATATGCATTTACATTATTACTGTAAACCTAGCATAGTGTCAGCAATAATATGAATTACATTTCTGTGTAATGGTGGTTATTAAAAATCTGTTTCCATATCTTTCTCAGTCATGTGCAACTGCATACGAGCTTACATCTTTATTATTGCTTCTTTTTTTAGGCATGTTGTACCCTACCACCGTGGGTTGCTTGTCAAATACCAGGGGCATATAAATGTTGAGTACTGCAATCGGTCTCTCtcaattaaatatttatttaaatatatcgGCAAGGGGCCGGATACGGCAATAATTCGATTGGAACAGGGTAGGCAGCACCAGCATGGAAGTGAAGATGCATCCTCTTCGGTCAGGAGAAACAATTGTGATGAGGTCAGCAACTATCTCTCATATCGATATGTATCAGCGGCTGAGGCCAGTTGGCGCCTGTTTGAGTTTACCATACATTATAGGGAGCCATTTGTTCAGCGTTTATACTTTCATTTGGAAAATGAGCAGGAGGTTAGATTTCGTGACAACGAGACCTTGCCTGAGGTTGTTCGTAGGGTTGATCCTGATGGCACAATGTTCATTCAGTGGATGCTTAACAATCGTTTTGACAACCTTGGGCATAATTTAACCTTCACAAAATACCCTACAAAGTTTCGTTGGGATTCATCCGCCAAGCGATGGTTTCGCCGAAAACAAAATGTCAACGTTGTTGGCCGCATGGTCTATGCACACCCGGCTTCAGGTGAACGATTCTACATGCGTTTATTGTTAAATATTGTTGTAGGCGCTAAAACATTTGAGGAGATCAGAACTGTGGGAGGCATTGTTTACCCTACCCATAAAGAGGCATGCTTCCGGAGAGGATTGTTGGACTCTGACAAGGAATGGCATCTTGCACTAGACGATGCAGCACTTTGTGCAACTTCCCCTCAATTACGTGATCTGTTTGTCACTTTGTTAGTCTTCTGCGAAATAAGCAACCCATCGGAACTCTGGGACAAACACTGGGCCAACTTAGCGGATGACATTCAGTATACGAAAAGGAAAATGACCCAATTCCCGAATCTTAAAATCAGTGATGCTGACAAGCAGATGTTGGCCCTCGAAGCAATGTCTCATTTATTAAAGCAGTATGGGAAGAAACTTGAGGATTTTCCTGGCCTGCCAGAACTTAATATTGTCTCCACCACTAGGTATAAAAATGATTTATTATTGGAAGAGATGATGTATGACCGCGAAAAGCTTAGATCAAAGGCAAGTGAAGGGGTTGATTGCTTCAACTCGAAGCAACGCCTCATCTTTGATGAAATTCTGGAGTCCGTGCATACAAATGCAGGAGGCTTCTACTTCGTGTATGGCCCTGGAGGCACAGGGAAGACATTTTTATGGTCAACAATTCTAGCAAGACTCAGGAGCGAGGGAAAAATTGTGCTAGCTGTAGCCTCATCAGGTATAGCTTCACTTCTAATTGAAGGAGGACGAACAGCTCACTCACGCTTCAAAATACCAATCGATCCTAATGAATTTACCTGTTGTGAAATCAAACAAAACACCTATCTCGCTGAGCTGATAAACAACACAAGCTTAGTCATTTGGGATGAGGCTCCAATGACCCACCGGTACGTTTTTGAGGCTGTCGACCGCACTTTCCGTGATATACGCGCTAAAGTCCATGTAGATGCTCAGATCCGACCATTTGGCGGCCTTACCATGCTTTTGGGGGGAGATTTCCGGCAGATTTTACCAGTCATTCCAAAGAAAGGACGTGAGGAGATTGTTGCAGCAACAATTAGCAAATCACCACTATGGCAATTCTGTAAGATTTTTAAACTACATGAGAATATGCGGATTGAGCGAGATGTTCCCCCTATTACAATCCAGGGCAAGAAATTACATTTTAGAGACTGGGTTTTAGCTCTGGGGGATGGATTGCAAGAAACCATTGCACTTGGTGATGACCTGGACCCTTCTTGGGTAAGATTACCAGAGGAGGTATGCTCCCCAAGATTAACGCATATGAGTGCAACTACCTTACAACTTCACAATTCACCCTCATTCAGTTACATACTATATAATTCTGCTTTGAAAATTAAAATGATTATGCCCACACTTCAATCACCTTCCAAAAACCTCTCTCACATCCAATTCTTCTGTCAGGTTTTACTTTACACCCATTTGAACGTGTGTTCATTCGACTAAAACGCGTAACTCAAGTTTTCACACCTGCCAAAATAAGCTACCATACCTTCAcgtacatatatattttaagttgGTTCAGGGAACTAACAGGATCTTAATTTTTTGCAGCTTTCCCTTGCGTACACAGGTGATCCCATTGAAACAATAGTCAATGACATTTACAAAGACTTACATCACATGCATGGAGACCTAGAGTATCTACGCAGTAGGGCAATACTGACACCACTTAATGAAAGCGTTGAAAATGTCAATATGACAGTTTTACAAAGACTACCAGGAGAATTTAAAGAATACAAAAGCTGTGATACTATCTGTAAGGGTTCGTCCAATTCCGAGGTAGACGAAGTGCTGTACCCTCCAGAATACCTAAACTCCCTCAAATTTAGTGGCATGCCAAACCATGAAATTAAAGTCAAAATCGGTGCCCCAATCATGTTGTTGCGTAACCTAAATGCCAAAAAAGGGTTATGCAATGGAACTCGCCTCATAATCACTCGGTGTTACCCATTTCTTATTGAAGCGGTGATTATAACAGGCAAAAGAATTGGTGAAACCACTTACATTCCAAGGATAACTATGTGCCCTCCAGATAAGACTTTGCCTTTTATGCTAAAAAGGAAGCAATTCCCAATTTCAGTTTGCTATGCAATGACTGTGAATAAAAGCCAGGGGCAAACGGTACACAATGTGGGCTTGTACTTGCCTAACCCAGTATTTGGTCATGGTCAAATGTATGTCGCAGTCTCAAGAGTAACTTCGCCAGCTGGTTTGAAAATAGTCACAGTTGACAATGATTCGACTCACAACGGCTACACCAAGAATATTGTATACCGAGAAATATTTGATAACCTGGTGTAGGTTGACAGCCAAAACCAGCCTCAAAGGTATAAATGGAAGCTACAAccttaattttattattattagtatGCATTTTCTGATCTAACACAATTGAACGAAAATGAACATTAGTGAAATACTATAGCATTTTCCGGGATTGTATAATTGCACACGGTTTAAACAACATTTTGCACCTCATTTTATGGGCTTAACTTGGAGGATTCCTGGTGTTTTCTTCGGTGTGTTTTAGATTGTTGTGAAGTATTCCATCTTGCGCCTCATTTTTGTTTTTTTTACCTCCACTACTATTAAAGTGAGGAATTAACTTCAGACAGTTGCGCATACCTTCACAGCTTGGGTGAAGCTTATCTTAAGAATGATGCTTCAATGGAATCAAGTGGGTATTGTGTGAATTTAGATACATATATAGGCATGGCGTTAAAAGAAGTTCAATTTTACCTCGATATTGAGCTTATAATCCAAGTATGAATAAGATTTCTAATTGTATTACAAGTCAAAAAAGGTCATGACACTTTGTAGACTTCATTCCTTTTAGTTATTTTGGCATGTTATCAATTTTTTGATCAATTAGCTTTGTAATTAAAACTTGTCATTTACAAACTAAAGAAAGGATTTAAGTACATGACTCTATATTAATATTCATGATCGGAGAACATGGAGCAGTTCTGAGCGGctgataaaacatattattatTGATACATGGATGACCTGATCGCGGATTGTTTGATAAATATTTTCCTCAGGCAGGACCTACAACCACTGGTAAACATAACATTTGTATGTAAACGCCAGTACCAAGCAGTTCAGGATCAAACGTGTGGGCAAAAGGTAGGTTTTCCTCATTTTGAATATTGGGAATGtgcttttatttaaatttttgtGGGAGTTTGTATTGAGGTCCTCCTCGATATATTGGCAAGCTTGGAGATAACAAGGAGGAGTTTGTATTTTTTTTGCTTGCCCTGTCCGCAAGTCTCCTTGCACTTACATTACAGTCCGGGAAACTTAATGGTCACTAATCTTATTGACAAACATCAACAAAGATTACTTATAAATATGCATAAAAAATGGAATGCAGAAATACATTTTGCAGTGCATGTCTATTAACTATGCCTAAAAGGTTGTTTACCACAGAGTTTCTATAATTTCTGCTGTTTCCTATGCAGCCTTCTCTTGCTGCATTTCTGCTGATATTATGGATGCTGATGAATACAAAAATTACTTGGTAAGCATAGTAGCTCACATTCATGAATACTACACTGATGGTTCCTTCATGGCGTTCAATTTTTGACAGGGAAGTAGGCAAACCCACCTTGATAACATACTGGCAGGCTATGATGTGACTGTGATGGATTGCACTCGGCAATATGAGACTTCCCTATTGCTTACAATGGAAATGCTTCACCATTTCCTCAGATCAGGTGAGGACTAGCACAAGCAAAATTTTGTTATTTCAGAATACATATATCCAGCTAACATATTATTTAGATATCAATACTGAATCACCACTTATATTCAGATTTCGAGTTCAAAATCAAACACTTTCACAAAGGGTGGCTAAATCTTAAAATTAAACATTACGTAAGAGAAGATTCATAGACACATATTCCATGTTTAGTAAATGACATAGATTTGTCTGACTGGCTGCACTGCTTGAACACCTATTTAGAGAACCCCGTCAACTAAACCACCTCCCACATGGTCACATAATGGAGGCGCCCCCAGCAAACGCCTTCAACATGAGGTTCGTGGTGCAGAAGAAACAGTCCACTGACCCCGTATGATCATTGAATGTGGGCGTCTGCTGATCTGTTAGGTGGTTAGGACAGACGACACTCAAATAAGGTACAGAACTAGAACGTGGACAACCAGATGATACATAGATGCTATTCAGATCTGTAAGGAAAGGGCCAATCCCATACTTATACTCCGGGTGGCTGAAAATCCCAACTAAAGCTTGCACTGTATTGTTGCTTGACTCACGCTTGTACAAGCTACGCACAATAAAATTAGCAATCATGGAAGCATAATGACCCCCAGATGCAAGTGCTTGTATTGCTGCAAGGTGGCCCTGAATATTCCCCCCAGCACATAATATTCCGCGACAACTTTGATACAGAACAGCATCAGCAACCCCTAAACTATCACCAATACTCATGAACCTATCAAAACAGGCCTTGTCTGCATCGCTTCCTTTGTCACAATACTTGTACATGGAACGAACAGGGAGATTTTTCAGGAGTATTGGTATCATGGAGGGTCGCTGCGACCTTGCCCAAGCTAGAAACAAATTGAAACAGCTTTCAAAACCATCATCCGCAAGACAATACATCAGCAGAGCAATGACATCAATGGGGAGAGTTTCGAAATTCAAGCTAACATTACTCATTTTGGGTGCACAGCGGGTGCCTTAATTTCGTCACTACAAATTGTTGGCTGCACAAACCAGCAAAAGCCCGAGGCACCCCTTTATATAACTGACACTTTCTGATAGTGACATTTCACATACAAAACATATACGACCCTTTGCCTATACATTTCTTAGGTTAAGCCTTTTCGTGTCTCATTCATTTACAACACTTTTAAATATTTCTTACCTATATTACATTATCACATTTTCCTCTAAGACCAGCCAAAATAACCCTGTCCTCGCAAAAACTTGTTCATTTTCATAATTTTTACACATTCTAAAACAAAATAACCAATgcaataaatttatttaatataatattaataatattaataataataataataataataataacactAAATCATCCAGCCGTATATCCAAGTACTTATTTTTTAACTTAATTTATGGGCAAAATTAATTCTACGTGGTCTCCAGGGAAATGGAAGCATCGGAATAACAATATTTACCTGTTGTGTCTTCATTATTTCCCTATACGTGAGTTAAGTATTTCTCGATAAATTCCAAAGTTTGAACTATATATAAATACACAATTAAACTTAACAAAAAATTATAGAAATCAAGCTCACGGTACATccataaaattaattaaaatatcaCCCTGCTATACATATCATCTCATTCTACATATATGAAACACAAACCGGTGCTGGATGCTCATAATAAGGGCAATAAATACTACCTTAAATTGGACATAGGTTACTGGAGCCGATAGGTCAGGTAAGATAAGCAAACAAGTTCAGGTAGGATAAACAAACAGACACCTACTTGAAGCATATAGACAACTATATAAATAACTCATAAACCCACGATCCCACCCATCCATCTCTTTACATATCCCTTTACAAAAAATTGACAAACTCAGAATGACTTCCTCAGACATTATCACCTTGGCTTCTTTGACACCAAACTCTGAGAAGGAGAAAGTCCTGATTAGAGTAACAAGAATCTGGGAAGCTATTAACAAGCGTAATGGAACGCTGCTGCATACGAATATTATCCTGCTTGATCAACAGGTTAGTTTGACCATCAACAAAAATATGAGTTCACGGTTGTACTATCATATGTGCCTCACATAAGAATATCAATCACATTAAAAAAAATCTTCGCTGACTCTCTCAGCTTTGTAGGGTAACCATATGATGGCAATTGTTCGGAACAACCAAAAACAAATCTACTTACCATTACTCAAGGAAAATGAAGTTTACACCATCTCGGATTTTAAGGTGGTGCCTGGACCTAAAAATTACAAAACTGTGGATGCAGCTTATACAATCAGCTTTTACTACAAGACTAAAATTGAAAAAACTGTTGAGCCCGCAATCAGTATTCCTCAATACAAATTTGAACTAAGGTCTTTTCCTGATATGGAGAACTTGGTGGGAAATGTTACTATGCTGATAGGTATATCCAACCCTTAACTTCAACAATATTACAAAATATCATACCAACAGTATTACGAAATCTCGTACTCACacttttttattatttttaaaaccaACGTGTAGATGTGATTGGCTTGGTCAAGAGCTACGGTAGAATGGAGAAGAGAAACAACGGGGCTGAGAAGATTGACTTGGTGCTCACTGATCACAGGTGTATTGCGTTACCAACATGGTGGTATTTAAaacttctttattttattcaCTTCAATGGATCTATTTCCGTCTTGCTGTTAAGATTCTGACATAGGCTGCCCCTATATTGAGTAAAGTTGGCTTAACATTCTGTGATAATTCATGAGAACTTAAAAAGGATATTTCAGCGTCCTTATATACAATACTAAGCATGCAAGGTAATTGTTTGGCTACATCCTATTTCTAGCACCACGGCATTGAGATTTTAGTACCATGATGCTCAGTTTTTAGCAACTTCTCACTGCACATTCCCTTTCTCATACTTGCACGGTTAAGATTGAATTGAAATAAAAAAGGGTCTACATGTTATAAGTAAATAGAAATTTATGTCTGATCCAAGTAAATAAGTGGAAGAGATGTGTCGGGTACATAGATAGGGAACATGtgtttaatattatatttaattctGTTCCACGACTTGCGTCACCTCGATTCTTTTAAATGGAAATAAAAACTGCTTCATTTGATAATAATATTGATCTAAGTCCAAAAATCATGACAGcatttttaatagatttttacATTCACGTTTCTTATTCAAATAACCATACATTAATTAGTCAAAACTGTTTAAAAATATTACCAGATGTTTTTTTAACATATATAAATTCAAATATATACTACTTTCACATCAGCAATTCATTTTCGTACCCAAACAAATAAGTGACAGATTATTAGCAAAAACAAATCGCCGACTGTAATTAGGAAATTAAAAAAAACCCTATGGACTTAATAtgttcaattttaaaaaaaaaaaataaaaaatttcaaaaaaataaatttttaaaccCTGTACAACTATAAGTAATTTAGTTTGATGCATTGTT
This genomic interval from Apium graveolens cultivar Ventura chromosome 8, ASM990537v1, whole genome shotgun sequence contains the following:
- the LOC141677199 gene encoding uncharacterized protein LOC141677199 isoform X10 gives rise to the protein MDDHIGGETIVNEGDVPPRGRGRPPIPVTEEVLERRRLSKQQANAARPKREGPSRKRGRPKHGVAGTVQGEEDLPSTRINTAGHQYGAATSTQTSPLNSDASSAKANIGSVASRKRGRPPIVVTEEVLERRRLSKQRVNAARAKKEGPARKRGRPRRDVTGPIEHTHGLESSEIEGSYQRCHAAPSCDADHECRFSSVITLAQGDDAPACQAPHECRLNSVISPSQDSNKQPKRRGRPPNLVTPEVLERRRLSRKRITFSRPKGGDPLRKRGSPRPIISDNTRLCCTLSGPMIHHQDNNAGEASGSSAAAPSDWSSAVELREGAAIGSNLPLAERLETPQIRKSIDRKKKEFMESNMILNLGRQEETCGYCTAMVWSAEYTGRHVGSGAKGYSICCGKGKVQLPLLREPPPELKGLITPDGLTSNKYFSKSRVYNNIFAFCSFGGNVDHSVNKGKGPFVFRISGLTYHSLGSLVPPDGLTPKFAQLYMYDGQEAVAHRMDFSSRMGEVDPAIVTMLQGMLERENVLVGMFKQLRDRITGSQAETVTLRLLARRTSDGRLENIPTENDYEFAGLVVDNDFANRRDVVAEHKKMGLQHISDLHPSYMSLQYPLLFPYGEDGYRTNIKHRNADNSECKKNNKVSMREYYVFRAQYRRGEGHTIILGGRLFLQFIVDAWCSVEHGRLMWVRRHQSLIRSELYNNIVDSMRRGDVDATDVGKRVVLPSSFTGGYRYMQQNFQDSLALCKEFGHPDLFITFTCNPKWAEIQHAVHASGSHDASVHPDIVARVFKMKLDTMINDLTKKHVLGRLIGVVYTVEFQKRGLPHAHIVIWLATADKLVTMDDIDSVISAEIPDKDADPVGYQAVSQFMMHGPCGAANPKCPCMSNGQCTKHYPKTFRDATTLDDDGYAVYRRRDLKITVECNGIHLDNRHVVPYHRGLLVKYQGHINVEYCNRSLSIKYLFKYIGKGPDTAIIRLEQGRQHQHGSEDASSSVRRNNCDEVSNYLSYRYVSAAEASWRLFEFTIHYREPFVQRLYFHLENEQEVRFRDNETLPEVVRRVDPDGTMFIQWMLNNRFDNLGHNLTFTKYPTKFRWDSSAKRWFRRKQNVNVVGRMVYAHPASGERFYMRLLLNIVVGAKTFEEIRTVGGIVYPTHKEACFRRGLLDSDKEWHLALDDAALCATSPQLRDLFVTLLVFCEISNPSELWDKHWANLADDIQYTKRKMTQFPNLKISDADKQMLALEAMSHLLKQYGKKLEDFPGLPELNIVSTTRYKNDLLLEEMMYDREKLRSKASEGVDCFNSKQRLIFDEILESVHTNAGGFYFVYGPGGTGKTFLWSTILARLRSEGKIVLAVASSGIASLLIEGGRTAHSRFKIPIDPNEFTCCEIKQNTYLAELINNTSLVIWDEAPMTHRYVFEAVDRTFRDIRAKVHVDAQIRPFGGLTMLLGGDFRQILPVIPKKGREEIVAATISKSPLWQFCKIFKLHENMRIERDVPPITIQGKKLHFRDWVLALGDGLQETIALGDDLDPSWVRLPEELSLAYTGDPIETIVNDIYKDLHHMHGDLEYLRSRAILTPLNESVENVNMTVLQRLPGEFKEYKSCDTICKGSSNSEVDEVLYPPEYLNSLKFSGMPNHEIKVKIGAPIMLLRNLNAKKGLCNGTRLIITRCYPFLIEAVIITGKRIGETTYIPRITMCPPDKTLPFMLKRKQFPISVCYAMTVNKSQGQTVHNVGLYLPNPVFGHGQMYVAVSRVTSPAGLKIVTVDNDSTHNGYTKNIVYREIFDNLV